The following coding sequences lie in one Spinacia oleracea cultivar Varoflay chromosome 1, BTI_SOV_V1, whole genome shotgun sequence genomic window:
- the LOC130465436 gene encoding uncharacterized protein, which produces MPSELAGQFSEEQLATARAVMAALSALKPARKANTEPVPRTVIHQTTETPVGEKRKRLPIRNLFGEQILVQQEQHPNTNQAIALRSRPEPMVIEETREAPQRYASRRYTIQPANSPLCADILEEPMEKLKFPLCKYDGSTDPEVHCNTFEQHMMLYTDSDAMWCKIFPSTLLGVASGWYKGLPKGSVYNYRQLETEFMLRFISRQQRKKTSGELMAVTQRSGESLRDYLTRFNNESTSIPNLQQEIAVVALMRGMNHCEFKKYLGRKSFTDLGSALIKAHEYIKSDELMTIPNHYQSAQTRNAAPRPVQPAQQNQNRGFRKEEQRKDPRGRDYQKQSTSIYPTFHEYTPLNAPRAAIYNVNKNENWKRPPPMSDKPRPQSKYCAFHDDCGHYTENCRDLKDNIEDMIRRGYLTQYKARQNNNNQQNSNWQSNNTNNRLPSTQTPLRIEQKAPETSRNGEARNSGQKGPTVWVISGGPCHGGTISGAGRSLGEHRHLVNYHSTIKWPATQVMPNISFTPDDCRGIIYPHDDPLVLGLEIANFPVKRILVDGGSSANIIFWEAFVQLKIDETELTRVNYPVIGFSGATVFPEGSIRLPVQIGEGRAARDLMVDFLVIKVPAAYNVIVGRPFIHDAQAVVSTYHLTMIYMSNFEKAERIRGSQDSARSCYLTALKTPGRLTPSRNIAREAAMKRPAKGQAPRLEGESSLLPKKEKRQKRESPTIESIEKGTSLPRVEAGGRSEEVELVEGETGRTVKLGTDIDPQLRVNMIGLLREHADVFAFSADEMPGINSEVIEHRLNVDRAVRPVKQKKRNFSTEKNQAIQEEVEKLLAAGFIEPCDYPEWLANVVMVKKSNGSWRMCVDFTNLNRACPKDCYPLPRIDRLVDSTSGHALLSFLDAFSGYHQVSLAKADRKKAAFITEGGVFCYKAMPFGLKNAGATYQKLVDRVFANQKGRNIEVYVDDSIVKSKLETDHLDDLRETFETLRRYQMKLNPKKCVFGVKSGKFLGFLVSERGIDANPDKVEAILSLPQPKSIKDVQRLTGRMAALTRFNGKLRWGETEERAFEKVKEHLRALPTIARPEEGDKLQLYVSASAQTVAAVLISEKDKVQQPIYFVSHILNPAEARYSLIEKVAYAVLIAARKLRPYFDAHTIQILTNFPLEKALQKMDTAGRLLRWAIELSEYDLEFHPRNAIKAQALADFVVEASYQEEETKAESWKVSVDGSAAQSGAGACVVMISPTGDKFEYAIRFTFAASNNEAEYEAAIAGVQLCLLADAKRIVMTTDSQLVANQFSGEYETKEPSMRRYQEKLKTLTAKLEAFDIELVPRALNTAADSLAKLASSKTIELSRSVMIEIMHRRSTEEKGKEIMAITANKEWYDDIWAYKTTGVLPADIREAKKIKKDICWYVIYQGQIYKRAFSLPLLRCLTAYESARLIEEMHEGICGNHVGGKTLALICQRQGYYWPTMLEDAQSYVKKCEKCQLFAPVIRMPANDLMPILNPIPFAQWGMDIVGPFTTASGGRKFLIVAVDYFTKWIEAEPVAKITANQSNGQAEAANKQILVALKKKLDEFKGKWADTVPEVLWGNRTTVKEATGESPFKLCFGSEAVIPAEVALPTFRIQHYEEQGNDSLLRHQLDFLPEVRLQAEIRSAAYKNRMSRAYNKRVKHRKLEVGDLVLRRTAATGKAQKQGNLTANWEGPYQIWEEVVAGSYRLMEMNGTPLKNSWNADTLRKFHV; this is translated from the exons ATGCCGTCTGAACTCGCCGGTCAGTTCTCGGAGGAACAGTTGGCTACAGCAAGAGCGGTGATGGCCGCGTTGTCGGCCTTGAAGCCAGCAAGAAAGGCAAACACAGAACCTGTACCCAGGACAGTCATACACCAGACTACAGAAACACCAGTCGGCGAAAAACGGAAGAGATTGCCGATAAGAAACCTATTCGGAGAACAGATCCTAGTGCAACAAGAACAACACCCAAATACAAACCAGGCGATTGCTCTGCGCAGTCGGCCGGAACCCATGGTCATCGAAGAGACAAGAGAAGCACCCCAGAGATACGCGTCGCGCCGTTACACCATCCAACCTGCAAACTCCCCCCTGTGCGCGGACATTCTGGAGGAACCAATGGAGAAATTGAAGTTCCCACTCTGCAAGTACGACGGATCCACAGATCCGGAGGTCCACTGCAACACATTTGAGCAACATATGATGTTGTATACAGATTCCGACGCCATGTGGTGCAAGATATTTCCCTCAACACTGCTGGGAGTGGCATCCGGCTGGTATAAGGGACTACCAAAGGGGTCGGTATATAATTACCGACAGTTAGAAACAGAGTTCATGCTACGGTTCATCAGCCGGCAGCAGAGAAAGAAAACGTCGGGAGAGCTGATGGCAGTCACCCAGAGAAGCGGAGAATCCTTAAGAGATTACCTCACCAGATTCAACAACGAGTCCACcagcataccaaacttgcagcaaGAGATAGCTGTGGTGGCCCTGATGAGAGGAATGAACCACTGCGAGTTCAAAAAATACTTGGGAAGAAAATCCTTCACCGATTTGGGAAGCGCACTGATAAAGGCCCACGAATACATCAAAAGCGACGAGCTGATGACAATCCCAAATCACTATCAGTCGGCACAGACCAGAAATGCCGCACCAAGGCCGGTTCAGCCGGCGCAGCAGAATCAGAACAGGGGGTTCAGAAAGGAAGAACAGAGGAAAGACCCAAGAGGGAGGGATTACCAGAAACAATCAACCAGCATATACCCCACATTCCACGAATACACTCCATTGAACGCCCCAAGAGCCGCGATTTACAATGTCAACAAGAACGAAAACTGGAAGAGGCCTCCACCAATGAGCGACAAACCCCGACCACAGTCGAAGTACTGCGCATTCCATGATGACTGTGGACACTATACGGAAAACTGCAGAGATTTGAAGGATAACATCGAGGATATGATCAGGAGAGGCTATCTGACACAATATAAAGCCCGacagaacaacaacaaccaacagAATAGCAATTGGCAAAGCAATAACACAAACAACAGATTACCATCCACCCAAACACCGCTCCGAATAGAGCAGAAAGCACCAGAAACCAGTCGGAATGGGGAGGCTAGAAACAGTGGCCAGAAGGGGCCGACAGTATGggtcatatctggaggaccgTGCCATGGAGGAACAATCAGTGGAGCCGGCAGAAGTCTGGGCGAACACCGCCACCTGGTAAACTACCACAGCACCATAAAATGGCCGGCAACCCAAGTCATGCCAAATATTTCATTCACCCCAGACGACTGTCGCGGAATTATATACCCTCACGACGATCCACTGGTTTTGGGCCTCGAAATAGCAAACTTCCCAGTGAAACGAATACTGGTGGATGGAGGGAGTTCAGCGAACATTATCTTTTGGGAAGCCTTCGTTCAGCTGAAAATAGACGAGACAGAACTCACACGAGTCAACTATCCTGTGATAGGATTCTCCGGAGCCACAGTCTTCCCGGAAGGTAGCATCAGGCTACCAGTGCAGATTGGAGAAGGTAGAGCCGCAAGGGACCTAATGGTAGACTTCTTAGTAATCAAAGTGCCTGCTGCATACAACGTAATAGTGGGCCGGCCATTCATCCACGATGCACAAGCAGTGGTATCAACATACCATCTAACTATGATATACATGTCTAACTTTGAGAAGGCTGAAAGAATCCGAGGCAGTCAAGATTCAGCAAGATCATGCTACTTGACGGCATTAAAAACACCAGGCCGACTGACCCCATCTAGGAATATAGCGAGAGAGGCAGCAATGAAAAGACCGGCAAAGGGTCAAGCCCCAAGATTGGAGGGCGAGTCATCTCTTTTGCCCAAGAAGGAGAAAAGGCAGAAAAGGGAGTCACCCACAATCGAAAGCATAGAAAAGGGGACTTCTCTACCTAGGGTAGAGGCCGGAGGAAGGTCAGAAGAAGTCGAGCTGGTAGAAGGAGAAACTGGCAGAACAGTAAAATTAGGAACCGACATTGACCCCCAGTTGCGGGTAAACATGATCGGTCTGTTGAGAGAACATGCGGATGTGTTCGCATTTTCCGCAGACGAAATGCCCGGTATAAACTCGGAGGTAATCGAGCACCGACTGAATGTCGACAGAGCAGTCAGGCCGGTaaagcaaaagaaaagaaacttctcaacagaaaaaaatcaagcaatACAGGAAGAGGTAGAAAAGTTGTTGGCAGCAGGATTTATTGAACCATGCGACTACCCAGAGTGGTTGGCCAACGTCGTAATGGTTAAGAAGTCAAACGGCTCGtggagaatgtgcgtagatttcacaaACCTTAATAGAGCATGCCCAAAAGACTGCTACCCACTACCAAGAATCGACAGGCTAGTCGACTCCACATCTGGCCACGCGCTGCTCAGTTTCCTTGACGCATTCTCCGGGTACCACCAAGTCAGCCTCGCAAAGGCCGACAGGAAAAAAGCAGCATTCATCACTGAGGGGGGAGTATTCTGTTACAAGGctatgccgtttgggttaaagaacGCTGGGGCAACGTACCAAAAACTGGTCGACAGAGTGTTCGCAAACCAAAAAGGCCGCAACATTGAAGTATACGTCGACGACTCCATAGTGAAAAGCAAATTGGAGACCGATCATTTAGATGACCTCAGGGAAACGTTTGAAACTCTGCGCCGTTACCAAATGAAACTAAACCCCAAGAAATGTGTGTTCGGAGTGAAATCGGGGAAATTCTTGGGTTTCCTTGTCAGCGAGAGAGGCATAGACGCAAACCCAGATAAGGTAGAAGCGATACTCAGTCTGCCTCAACCAAAAAGCATCAAAGATGTACAAAGGCTGACAGGAAGAATGGCGGCTCTGACAAGATTT AATGGAAAACTCCGGTGGGGGGAAACCGAGGAAAGGGCCTTCGAGAAGGTAAAAGAACATCTTCGTGCTTTACCGACGATAGCCAGGCCGGAAGAGGGCGACAAGCTACAATTATATGTGTCCGCTTCAGCCCAAACCGTTGCTGCCGTACTAATCAGTGAAAAAGACAAAGTCCAGCAGCCGAtatactttgtcagccacattTTGAATCCGGCAGAAGCAAGATACTCGCTGATAGAGAAAGTGGCCTATGCAGTCCTGATAGCCGCCAGAAAGCTCAGACCATATTTTGACGCACATACCATACAAATTCTGACGAACTTTCCACTAGAGAAGGCTTTGCAAAAAATGGATACAGCCGGCAGACTGTTGcgatgggcaatagagctgtcgGAGTACGATCTTGAGTTTCACCCGCGCAATGCAATAAAAGCACAAGCTTTGGCTGACTTCGTAGTTGAAGCATCCTATCAAGAAGAGGAAACCAAAGCAGAATCCTGGAAAGTATCAGTAGACGGTTCAGCCGCTCAGTCGGGAGCGGGAGCCTGCGTTGTCATGATCTCTCCGACAGGAGATAAGTTCGAATACGCAATCAGATTCACTTTCGCAGCTtcgaacaacgaagcagaatatgaagcagccATTGCAGGGGTACAGCTATGCTTGTTGGCAGATGCCAAGAGGATAGTAATGACAACGGATTCTCAGTTGGTGGCAAATCAGTTTTCGGGAGAGTATGAAACAAAAGAGCCGTCAATGCGGCGGTATCAAGAAAAACTGAAGACGCTGACAGCGAAGTTAGAAGCTTTTGACATCGAATTGGTCCCCAGAGCGTTGAACACTGCCGCAGACAGCCTAGCAAAACTGGCCAGTTCGAAAACAATCGAGCTCAGTCGATCAGTAATGATAGAAATCATGCACAGAAGGAGTACggaggaaaaaggaaaggaaataatGGCCATCACGGCAAACAAAGAGTGGTACGATGATATCTGGGCGTACAAGACGACTGGAGTTCTCCCGGCCGATATCAGGGAGGcaaagaaaatcaaaaaagaCATCTGCTGGTACGTCATATATCAGGGGCAAATCTATAAAAGAGCCTTCAGCCTCCCCCTGCTGCGGTGTTTGACGGCATACGAATCCGCAAGGTTAATCGAAGAAATGCATGAAGGAATATGCGGAAACCATGTAGGAGGAAAAACACTTGCTTTGATCTGCCAAAGACAAGGTTACTACTGGCCAACCATGCTGGAGGACGCACAGAGCTACGTCAAGAAATGCGAAAAATGCCAGCTATTTGCCCCAGTAATACGTATGCCAGCAAACGACTTGATGCCCATTTTGAATCCAATCCCATTCGCCCAGTGGGGAATGGATATCGTGGGACCCTTCACAACAGCCTCAGGAGGCAGGAAGTTCTTGATTGTTGCCGTCGATTACTTCACAAAATGGATTGAGGCCGAGCCGGTAGCAAAAATAACAGCCAACCAG agcaacgggcaagccgaggcTGCAAACAAACAAATACTCGTAGCCCTTAAGAAAAAGTTGGATGAGTTCAAGGGCAAGTGGGCAGACACAGTCCCAGAGGTTCTATGGGGTAACAGAACGACGGTTAAAGAAGCAACAGGAGAGAGTCCTTTCAAACTGTGTTTCGGATCAGAAGCAGTCATACCGGCTGAAGTAGCACTACCCACCTTTCGCATCCAGCATTATGAAGAACAGGGAAACGACAGCTTACTCAGACACCAGCTTGATTTCCTACCAGAGGTCAGACTGCAGGCGGAAATTAGGTCGGCCGCATACAAAAACAGAATGAGCAGGGCCTACAACAAGCGAGTAAAACATAGGAAGCTGGAGGTAGGCGACCTTGTACTCCGCCGGACGGCAGCAACCGGCAAAGCTCAAAAACAAGGAAACCTGACTGCAAATTGGGAAGGGCCCTACCAGATATGGGAAGAAGTGGTAGCTGGATCATACAGACTAATGGAGATGAATGGAACACCGCTGAAGAACTCATGGAACGCAGATACTTTAAGAAAATTCCATGTGTGA